The following are encoded in a window of Bradyrhizobium sp. WBOS07 genomic DNA:
- a CDS encoding MBOAT family protein — translation MLFNSYPFILLFLPLVLAGYFWLGRRSNLMPVIWLALASLAFYAIGSWQFVALLLLSIGFNYGVGHLLIVSELDPSRRKAVLALGVAGDLIVLGIFKYAGFVTENVNALFGTHVAVHILLPVGISFYTFTQIAFLVDAYRGQVAAYALPHYTLFVTYFPHLIAGPILHHKDMIPQFEREETKRPDGHLMLCGIIIFAIGLFKKTCLADGIQPLVALAFEARSPSFDQAWLGALAYTFQLYFDFSGYSDMAIGISLMFGIFLPVNFNSPYKATSIVEFWRRWHMTLSQFLRDYLYIPLGGNRRGRVLRYVNLMITMLLGGLWHGAAWTFVIWGALHGAYLCINHAFNALVPHVPPLLARPARIAGAALTFLAVVVAWVFFRAAGVEWALRVLQAMADPSNIVFGREEIAALVMVVIYAALVWLAPNTQTLMGYDHAGRRVGEALRAGRMRPLVLYAASLVLAFGILGIQSHSEFIYFRF, via the coding sequence ATGCCGGTGATCTGGCTGGCACTGGCCTCGCTCGCCTTCTACGCCATCGGCAGCTGGCAGTTCGTGGCGCTGCTGCTGCTGTCGATCGGCTTCAACTACGGCGTCGGCCATCTGCTGATCGTGTCGGAGCTCGACCCGTCGCGACGAAAGGCGGTGCTCGCGCTCGGCGTCGCCGGCGATCTCATCGTGCTCGGCATCTTCAAATATGCCGGTTTCGTCACCGAGAACGTCAACGCGCTGTTCGGCACGCATGTCGCGGTCCACATCCTGCTGCCGGTCGGCATCTCCTTCTACACGTTCACGCAGATCGCGTTCCTGGTCGATGCCTATCGCGGCCAGGTCGCGGCCTACGCGCTGCCGCATTACACGCTGTTCGTGACTTACTTCCCGCATCTGATCGCCGGGCCCATCCTCCACCACAAGGATATGATCCCGCAGTTCGAACGGGAGGAGACCAAGCGCCCGGACGGGCACCTCATGTTATGCGGAATCATCATCTTCGCGATCGGCCTGTTCAAGAAGACCTGTCTTGCCGACGGCATCCAGCCGCTGGTCGCGCTCGCCTTCGAGGCGCGCTCGCCGAGCTTCGACCAGGCCTGGCTGGGAGCGCTCGCCTACACGTTCCAGCTCTATTTCGACTTCTCCGGCTATTCCGACATGGCGATCGGGATCTCGCTGATGTTCGGCATCTTCCTGCCCGTGAACTTCAACTCGCCTTACAAGGCGACCAGCATCGTCGAGTTCTGGCGCCGCTGGCACATGACGCTGTCGCAATTTTTGCGCGACTATCTCTACATCCCGCTCGGCGGCAATCGCAGGGGACGCGTGTTGCGCTATGTCAACCTGATGATCACGATGCTGCTCGGCGGGCTCTGGCACGGCGCGGCCTGGACTTTTGTCATTTGGGGCGCGCTGCATGGGGCCTATCTCTGCATCAATCACGCCTTCAATGCGTTGGTGCCGCACGTTCCGCCGCTGCTTGCACGCCCAGCTCGCATCGCAGGCGCTGCGCTGACGTTCCTCGCTGTCGTGGTCGCCTGGGTGTTCTTCCGTGCCGCGGGTGTGGAATGGGCGCTGCGCGTGCTCCAGGCCATGGCCGATCCCTCGAATATCGTGTTCGGCCGCGAGGAGATCGCGGCGCTGGTGATGGTCGTCATCTACGCCGCGCTGGTGTGGCTGGCACCGAACACGCAAACGCTGATGGGATACGATCACGCGGGCCGCAGGGTCGGCGAAGCCTTGCGGGCAGGGCGGATGCGGCCGCTGGTCCTCTACGCGGCTTCGCTGGTGCTGGCGTTCGGGATCCTGGGCATCCAGAGCCACAGCGAATTCATCTATTTCCGGTTCTGA